The Phycisphaerales bacterium region AGAACCCTTCGGTCGCATCAGCTCAAGGCGGCCAAGCGCTTCTGTCAACTGAACACCGTCTCTATCTTGCATCTGATCAAAGCGTTCGGCCGCGTTTTGGTAAGACTCTATATCAGCGACGGTAGCAGCGCCCGCATTCAGCCCCGCTGGGGAGACCGTGCTCGGCCAAATGAGATCCCAAATGCTGCCACAAAACATAATGGAGGCAACCAGCAGCAGACCAATAATCAGACGCTGCGGCTGCATCGCCGAAACAGCAGCCGTCACCATTTTGTGAAAATGGAATACCTTCCCCCAAGCAATAGAATCAATGGTGGCTATCGGTTTTGGATCTGACATCAACACATCTCCTCGTAGGCCGATCTACTCGTCTTGTTCGCGCCAAGCGAGCCCAGAAGAGGCACGCCTGATACACCCAGTGGATGCTACCAGTTCATCGGACCAGAATGCCTTTAGACTGTTGGGGGACTCAGTGGACTATCTCTGATAGCATCCCCAGTTCGTTCTTCTCAAAACCGTTTGAAGAGCCCTCTGCTGACCTTAAGGAGCCTTACCATGGCATTTTCACTGCCTGATCTTCCCTACGCCACCGATGCACTTCAGCCACATATTGATGCACAAACCATGGAGATCCACCATGGAAAGCATCATGCAGCCTATGTCTCCAAACTAAATGCTGCTCTTGAGGGCCACGATGCACTGGGCAACGAGACCATTGAGTCAATTTGCAGCGATCTCAATCAGGTCCCAGAGGCAATTCGAGGTGCTGTACGGAATAATGGTGGTGGCCACTACAACCACTCCCTGTTCTGGACCATTATGGCTGGTGGCGCTCATGGCGGTGGCGAGCCGACCGGATCGCTCGCTGATGGCATCAACGCTGCGTTTGGTTCCTTTGATGGCTTCAAAGAGAAGTTTGCTGCTGCCGCTGCAACACGCTTTGGCTCAGGTTGGGCTTGGCTGTGTGTTTCTGAGGGTGACGGCAGCTTATGCGTCTGCTCAACGCCCAATCAAGACAACCCGCTTATGAAGGGCTTTGTTGACTGCCCCGGCCGACCACTGCTGGGACTCGATGTCTGGGAGCACGCTTACTACCTCAACTATCAAAACCGGCGTCCAGACTACATCACGAGCTGGTGGAATGTGGTCAACTGGGATGCCGTTGCCAAGCGCATGCTGGGATAGCG contains the following coding sequences:
- a CDS encoding superoxide dismutase — protein: MAFSLPDLPYATDALQPHIDAQTMEIHHGKHHAAYVSKLNAALEGHDALGNETIESICSDLNQVPEAIRGAVRNNGGGHYNHSLFWTIMAGGAHGGGEPTGSLADGINAAFGSFDGFKEKFAAAAATRFGSGWAWLCVSEGDGSLCVCSTPNQDNPLMKGFVDCPGRPLLGLDVWEHAYYLNYQNRRPDYITSWWNVVNWDAVAKRMLG